A single region of the Sphaeramia orbicularis chromosome 6, fSphaOr1.1, whole genome shotgun sequence genome encodes:
- the LOC115420974 gene encoding troponin I, fast skeletal muscle-like, translated as MSEKKMSSSRKHHLKSLMLSIAKGLLEEEERERELERSRYMAENCPPLSLPRSMQELQDFCKDLHRNIDRIDEERYDLEMKVMKSNKEIDDLKIKVQDLMGKFKKPVLRKVRMSADAMLKALLGSKHTVNLDLRANLKQVKKEVKDEDKELRDVGDWRKNIEDKAGMDGRKKMFEAEA; from the exons ATGTCGGA AAAAAAGATGTCTTCGAGTCGCAAGCATCATCTAAAA AGTTTGATGCTGTCCATCGCCAAAGGtttgctggaggaggaggagagagagcggGAGTTGGAGAGGTCGAGGTACATGGCTGAAAACTGCCCTCCTCTGTCCCTGCCCAGAAGCATGCAGGAGCTGCAG GACTTCTGCAAGGACCTGCATCGCAATATTGACAGAATTGATGAAGAGAGATATGACCTGGAGATGAAAGTCATGAAGTCCAACAAAGAG ATCGACGACCTGAAGATCAAGGTTCAGGATCTGATGGGTAAATTTAAGAAGCCTGTCTTGAGGAAAGTGCGCATGTCTGCTGATGCCATGTTGAAAGCTCTGCTGGGCTCCAAACACACCGTCAACCTGGACCTGAGGGCCAACCTGAAGCAGGTCAAGAAGGAGGTCAAAGATGAG GATAAGGAACTGCGTGATGTCGGCGACTGGCGTAAAAACATTGAAGACAAAGCTGGCATGGATGGAAGGAAGAAGATGTTTGAGGCTGAGGCTTAA